Below is a genomic region from Delftia tsuruhatensis.
CGCACGCTGGCTGACATCGAAGCCCCGGAAAAGCTGCCCTACCGCTTCGCGGACCCACAAGCGGGCCGTGGCGTGATCGGCATCGAGACGGTCGACGGCACCAAGACGGCCGTGGAGGTCAGCGCCGAGATCCTGGCCACACTGCGCTACCGCGCCGAAGACACCTTCAATGATGACATCCATGGTGCCGTCATCACCGTGCCCGCCTATTTCGACGATGCCCAGCGCCAGGCAACCAAGGATGCTGCCAAGCTGGCCGGCATTCATCTGCTGCGCCTGATCAACGAGCCCACGGCGGCCGCCATCGCCTACGGCCTTGACAATGCCTCCGAAGGCGTCTATGCCGTCTATGACCTGGGAGGGGGGACATTCGACATCTCCATCCTCAGGCTGGCACAGGGGGTGTTCGAGGTGGTCTCCACTGGCGGCGATTCGGCCCTGGGCGGCGATGACTACGACGCCGCGTTGGCCGAATGGGTGGCGCAGCAGATTGGAATCGTGCCGCAGACAGCGCAGGACAAGGCGCGTTGGCGCATGGCGGCACGCCTGTGCAAGCAGGCCTTGACCGATGCCCAGACGGCAGAACTGGTTGCCGAACTGTCCACTGGCGCTGTGCATTTTGATGTCAAGCGCAGCGACTTCGATGCCTGCACTGCCCATCTGACGGCACGCTCGCTGTCGGCCGTGCGGCGGGCACTCAAGGATGCGGGCCTGACACGAGACGAGGTGCAGGGCGTGGTGCTGGTGGGCGGATCCACCCGCATGCCCCAGGTGCGCGAGGCCGTGGCTCAGTTCTTCGGCCGCGATCCGCTCGTCAATCTCAATCCCGATGAAGTCGTGGCGCTGGGTGCTGCCATTCAGGCCAACCAGCTCGCCGGCAACAGTTCCGGAGGCGACATGCTGCTGCTCGACGTGATCCCGCTGTCGCTGGGCGTGGAGACCATGGGCGGGCTGGTGGAGCGCATCATCAGCCGCAACGAGACCATCCCCACGGCCCGTGCCCAGGACTTCACCACTTACAAGGATGGGCAGACGGCACTCGCCATCCATGTGGTGCAGGGCGAGCGCGACCTTGTGGCCGACTGCCGCAGCCTGGCACGTTTCGAGCTGCGCGGCATCCCGCCCATGGCCGCAGGAGCCGCGCGCATCCGCGTGACCTTCACCGTCGATGCCGACGGCCTGCTGTCGGTGGGAGCCAAGGAGCAGACCAGTGGTGTCGAGGCCCATATCCACGTCAAACCCTCCTACGGACTGTCGGACGACGAAGTCGCCCGCATGCTGCAAGACGGGTTTGCCACGGCCCAGCAGGACATGCAGGCCCGCGCACTGGTGGAGGCGCGTGTCGATGCTGATCGCATGCTCATGGCCACGCACAGTGCGCTGCAGGCCGACGGCGATGTGCTGACGGGCGAGCAGCGTCTCGCCATCGATGCCCTGGTCGATGCCTTGCGCACGAGCCTGGGTTCCCAGGATGCCGGCGTGATCGAGTCAGCCACCCAGGCGCTTGCCAAGGGCACGGAGGCTTTTGCCGCCGAGCGCATGAACCGCAGCATCCAGCAGGCCCTGGCCGGCAAGAGCGTGCAATCCCTTTCCTGATTTCCGATCCGACCGCAGATCCGTCATGCCCGTTATCAAAATACTTCCCCACGCCGAATACTGTCCCCAGGGTGCCGAAATCGAGGCGCCAGCCGGAACCTCGATCTGCGAGGCCCTGTTGGACAACAACATCAAGATCGAACACGCCTGCGACATGAGTTGCGCGTGCACGACCTGCCACGTCGTCGTCAAGGCAGGCTACAACTCCCTGAACGAGGCCGAGGAGGAGGAGGAGGACCTGCTGGACCGTGCCTGGGGCCTGCAACCGCAGTCGCGCCTGTCCTGCCAGGCCATCCTCGCGCGCGAGGACGTGACCATCGAGATCCCCAAGTACTCGCTCAACCACGCCAAGGAAAACCACTGAAGGCCCGGACATGTCGCGTCAAATCATCCTCGACACTGAAACCACCGGCCTGTCGCCCGAGAACGGTGACCGGCTCATCGAGCTGGGCTGCGTGGAGATGGTCAACCGCAAGCTCACCGGCAACAACCTGCATCTGTATTTCAATGCGGGACGCGACAGCCATCCGGATGCGCTGCGCGTGCACGGAATCACCACCGAGTTCCTCAAGGACAAGCCACGCTTCGAGCAGAAGGTCGAGGAGATCTGGACCTACCTTCAGGGCGCCGAGCTCATCATCCACAATGCGCCGTTCGACCTGGGCTTCCTGAACAAGGAGCTGGAGCTGGCCAATCGCCCGCCGATCCGGCAGTGCGTCTCGGGCGTACTGGACACCCTGGCCATGGCCAAGGAGATGTTCCCCGGCAAGCGCAATTCGCTGGATGCGCTGTGCGATCGCCTGGAGGTGGACAACTCCGGGCGCACGCTGCATGGCGCCTTGCTGGACGCGGAATTGCTGGCCGACGTCTACATCAACCTCACGCGTGGTCAGGAAGCCTTGCTCATGGCGGATGAGCCGGCCGAGTCCGATGGGGGGCTGGTCGTTGCGCAAATGGATCTGAGCACCTTGCGGCTGCGTGTGGTGCAGGCCAACGCGCAGGAACTGGCCGCACATGAGGACGTGCTGGTGCAAATGGACAAATCCAGCGGTGGCAAGACAATTTGGCGCGGCTTTGAAAATCAGTCCCAGAACTTATGACATAATCTAAGTCTTGTCGCAGTAACGACATACGGGTGATTAGCTCAGCGGTAGAGCACTGCCTTCACACGGCAGGGGTCACATGTTCGATCCATGTATCACCCACCAGTTTTTCCAGGAAGCTGGCTTTGCGGCCGGTTTTCTCGGGTGATTAGCTCAGCGGTAGAGCACTGCCTTCACACGGCAGGGGTCACATGTTCGATCCATGTATCACCCACCAGTTTTCCAGGAAACTGGCCTTGCGGTCGGTTTTCTCGGGTGATTAGCTCAGCGGTAGAGCACTGCCTTCACACGGCAGGGGTCACATGTTCGATCCATGTATCACCCACCAGTTTTCCAGGAAGCTGGCTTTGCGGCCGGTTTTCTCGGGTGATTAGCTCAGCGGTAGAGCACTGCCTTCACACGGCAGGGGTCACATGTTCGATCCATGTATCACCCACCAATCAAGCCCTCCAGCATGAAAGTGCTGGAGGGCTTTGTGTTTTGGCAATTGCCCGCTTCCCCGAGGCGGGATGCATGGGCGCTCTCCTTGAGGATGCCGGCTCGCATCGACACTGAGGTGCAAGCCGATAATCGCTGCCACAGTGAGCAACAGGCGGACAACATGAGCGAACAGGTCGATTGCGTGGTGGTGGGGGCGGGCGTCGTGGGACTTGCGGTGGCCAGGGCGCTGGCCTTGCACGGCAGGGAGGTGATGGTGCTGGAGGCGGCCGAGGCCACAGGTGCAGGTACCAGCTCGCGCAACAGCGAGGTCATCCATGCGGGGATCTACTATCCGCAGAATTCCCTGAAGGCGCGTCTGTGCGTCGAAGGCCGGCAGCGGCTGTATGCCTACTGCGACGAGCGCGGCGTCGAGTACCGGCGTTGCGGCAAGCTCATCGTCGCGACGGATGAGGCACAGCGTGGGCAGCTGCAGGCCATTGCACGCAAGGCCGAGGCCAATGGCGTCCATGATCTGCGCTGGCTGGAGCGTGATGGGGCCCGGAGCCTGGAGCCCGCGCTGCAATGCGTGGCGGCCCTGTCTTCACCGAGTACCGGCATCATCGACAGCCATGGGTTGATGCTGGCCCTGCAAGGCGATCTGGAGCACGCGGGTGGCATGGTGGTCTGTCATGCCCAGGTGCAGGAGGCGGCCGCCATGCCGGAAGGTATCTGGCTGCGCACGGAAGACGGCACGGAATTGACGGCCCGCACGCTGGTCAATGCCGCCGGGCTCCAGGCGCCGGCGCTGGCATCGCGCATCCGGGGCTTGCCGCCGCAGTACGTGCCCCGTGCCTACTACGCCAAGGGCAACTATTTCACGCTGACGGGGCGTGCGCCATTCTCGCGACTGATCTACCCGGTTCCCGAGGCGGCGGGTCTGGGCGTGCACCTGACCCTGGACATGGGGGGGCAGGCGAAGTTCGGCCCTGATGTGCAGTGGGTCGATGGCGCGGACGATCTGCGGGTGGATCCGGCGCGTGCAAAAGCCTTCTATGCGGAGATTCGACGCTACTGGCCTGCGCTGCCCGACGCCGCCCTGGAGCCTGGCTACGCGGGAATCCGGCCCAAGATCAGCGGCCCTGGCGAGGTGGCTGCGGATTTCGTCATCCAGGGGCCGCAGGTGCACGGCGTT
It encodes:
- the hscA gene encoding Fe-S protein assembly chaperone HscA, translating into MALLQISEPGQSPDPHQRRIAVGIDLGTTHSLVASVRNGVAECLPDDDGQVLLPSVVRYLPQGRREIGRAAQAALSTDAANTIASVKRFMGRTLADIEAPEKLPYRFADPQAGRGVIGIETVDGTKTAVEVSAEILATLRYRAEDTFNDDIHGAVITVPAYFDDAQRQATKDAAKLAGIHLLRLINEPTAAAIAYGLDNASEGVYAVYDLGGGTFDISILRLAQGVFEVVSTGGDSALGGDDYDAALAEWVAQQIGIVPQTAQDKARWRMAARLCKQALTDAQTAELVAELSTGAVHFDVKRSDFDACTAHLTARSLSAVRRALKDAGLTRDEVQGVVLVGGSTRMPQVREAVAQFFGRDPLVNLNPDEVVALGAAIQANQLAGNSSGGDMLLLDVIPLSLGVETMGGLVERIISRNETIPTARAQDFTTYKDGQTALAIHVVQGERDLVADCRSLARFELRGIPPMAAGAARIRVTFTVDADGLLSVGAKEQTSGVEAHIHVKPSYGLSDDEVARMLQDGFATAQQDMQARALVEARVDADRMLMATHSALQADGDVLTGEQRLAIDALVDALRTSLGSQDAGVIESATQALAKGTEAFAAERMNRSIQQALAGKSVQSLS
- the fdx gene encoding ISC system 2Fe-2S type ferredoxin, which encodes MPVIKILPHAEYCPQGAEIEAPAGTSICEALLDNNIKIEHACDMSCACTTCHVVVKAGYNSLNEAEEEEEDLLDRAWGLQPQSRLSCQAILAREDVTIEIPKYSLNHAKENH
- the dnaQ gene encoding DNA polymerase III subunit epsilon, coding for MSRQIILDTETTGLSPENGDRLIELGCVEMVNRKLTGNNLHLYFNAGRDSHPDALRVHGITTEFLKDKPRFEQKVEEIWTYLQGAELIIHNAPFDLGFLNKELELANRPPIRQCVSGVLDTLAMAKEMFPGKRNSLDALCDRLEVDNSGRTLHGALLDAELLADVYINLTRGQEALLMADEPAESDGGLVVAQMDLSTLRLRVVQANAQELAAHEDVLVQMDKSSGGKTIWRGFENQSQNL
- a CDS encoding NAD(P)/FAD-dependent oxidoreductase; translation: MSEQVDCVVVGAGVVGLAVARALALHGREVMVLEAAEATGAGTSSRNSEVIHAGIYYPQNSLKARLCVEGRQRLYAYCDERGVEYRRCGKLIVATDEAQRGQLQAIARKAEANGVHDLRWLERDGARSLEPALQCVAALSSPSTGIIDSHGLMLALQGDLEHAGGMVVCHAQVQEAAAMPEGIWLRTEDGTELTARTLVNAAGLQAPALASRIRGLPPQYVPRAYYAKGNYFTLTGRAPFSRLIYPVPEAAGLGVHLTLDMGGQAKFGPDVQWVDGADDLRVDPARAKAFYAEIRRYWPALPDAALEPGYAGIRPKISGPGEVAADFVIQGPQVHGVAGLVQLLGIESPGLTSCLAIGAHVVNLLR